From a single Bacillus sp. NEB1478 genomic region:
- the glnA gene encoding type I glutamate--ammonia ligase encodes MSKFTKEDIYQSVKEENVRFIRLQFTDLLGIIKNVEIPVSQLEKALDNKMMFDGSSIEGFVRIEESDMYLFPDLDTWVIFPWTSEKGKVARLICDIYSPDGTPFNGDPRGILKRVLKEMEDLGFTDFNIGPEPEFFLFKNDDKGEPTLELNDKGGYFDLAPTDLGENCRRDIVLELEDMGFEIEASHHEVAPGQHEIDFKYADAVNTCDNIQTFKLAVKTIARKHGLHATFMAKPLFGVNGSGMHANMSLFKDGKNAFYDEKSETGLSETAMHFLAGILKHAQDFTAITNPTVNSYKRLVPGYEAPCYVAWSMQNRSPLIRIPASRGISTRIEVRSVDPTANPYLAMAVLLASGLDGIKNKLAAPKPIDRNIYVMDKDEREAEGIKDLPATLKEALVNLSKSEVLTKALGEHATEHFIEAKEIEWDMFRTQVHPWEREQYMSLY; translated from the coding sequence TTGTCAAAGTTTACTAAAGAAGATATTTACCAAAGCGTTAAAGAAGAAAATGTAAGATTTATCCGACTCCAATTCACAGACCTACTCGGTATAATTAAAAATGTTGAGATTCCAGTAAGTCAGCTGGAAAAAGCTCTAGATAACAAAATGATGTTTGACGGATCTTCTATTGAAGGTTTTGTACGAATTGAAGAATCAGATATGTATCTTTTCCCTGATTTAGATACTTGGGTAATCTTCCCTTGGACTTCTGAAAAAGGAAAGGTTGCTCGTTTAATCTGTGATATTTACAGCCCGGACGGAACTCCATTTAACGGGGATCCTCGTGGAATCTTAAAACGCGTTCTTAAAGAAATGGAAGACTTAGGTTTCACAGATTTCAATATCGGACCTGAACCTGAATTCTTCTTGTTTAAAAATGACGATAAAGGTGAACCAACTCTAGAATTAAACGATAAAGGCGGATACTTTGACCTTGCGCCAACAGATCTTGGTGAAAACTGCCGTAGAGATATCGTTTTAGAGCTTGAGGACATGGGCTTTGAAATCGAAGCATCTCACCATGAAGTTGCACCTGGTCAGCACGAAATCGATTTTAAATATGCTGATGCGGTAAACACATGTGATAACATTCAAACATTTAAACTAGCTGTAAAAACAATCGCACGTAAACATGGTCTTCATGCAACATTTATGGCTAAACCTTTGTTTGGAGTAAACGGATCTGGAATGCATGCTAATATGTCTCTATTTAAAGATGGAAAAAACGCATTCTACGATGAAAAGTCAGAGACTGGTTTAAGTGAAACAGCAATGCATTTCTTGGCTGGTATTCTAAAACACGCTCAAGACTTTACTGCGATTACAAACCCGACTGTTAATTCCTATAAGCGTCTAGTACCAGGTTATGAAGCACCATGCTACGTAGCATGGTCTATGCAAAACAGAAGCCCGCTTATCCGTATTCCTGCTTCTCGAGGAATCAGCACACGTATTGAAGTTCGAAGTGTTGATCCAACAGCTAATCCTTACCTTGCAATGGCTGTATTGCTTGCATCAGGACTGGACGGAATTAAGAACAAATTAGCCGCTCCAAAGCCAATCGACCGCAACATCTATGTAATGGATAAAGATGAGCGTGAGGCAGAAGGTATTAAAGATCTTCCGGCAACATTGAAAGAAGCACTTGTGAACTTAAGTAAAAGTGAAGTGTTAACAAAAGCTCTTGGAGAGCATGCAACTGAGCATTTCATTGAAGCTAAAGAAATCGAGTGGGATATGTTCCGCACACAAGTTCACCCTTGGGAACGCGAACAATATATGAGTTTGTACTAA
- a CDS encoding MerR family transcriptional regulator has protein sequence MNDMNRRNLPLFPISIVMQLTELSARQVRYYEENKLIHPARTEGNRRLFSFNDVDKLLEIKAMLEQGINLAGIKRVFELNEQAAEFIKNQHGTEEISESALHRRLKRELIHAGRHGKTSLIQGELSRFFH, from the coding sequence ATGAACGATATGAACAGAAGAAACCTACCTTTGTTTCCAATAAGTATTGTTATGCAGCTGACTGAATTATCAGCAAGACAAGTTCGCTATTATGAAGAGAACAAGTTGATTCATCCTGCAAGAACAGAAGGAAACCGTCGTTTATTTTCTTTCAATGATGTCGATAAACTGCTTGAAATTAAAGCGATGTTAGAGCAGGGTATCAATTTAGCTGGAATTAAACGTGTTTTTGAACTAAATGAACAAGCTGCAGAATTTATTAAGAATCAGCATGGAACTGAAGAAATTTCTGAATCAGCTTTGCATAGACGTTTAAAACGCGAATTGATTCATGCAGGCAGACACGGAAAGACATCTTTAATACAAGGAGAACTTTCCAGATTTTTTCATTGA
- a CDS encoding MerR family transcriptional regulator, producing MIIAGKEYWKVGELATLTGLTVRTLRYYDQIGLYSPSGYSNSGYRLYNESDLSRLQQILVLKELGLSLDEVKSILADHNYSPFEIVSLQIDRLRENIRIQQKLLKELQNVSGLVEMEEPLTVEDFTKLLSLMKKNHENFFAERRSSMVHRFDRLDDFLDKHSNEPN from the coding sequence ATGATCATTGCAGGTAAGGAATATTGGAAAGTTGGGGAACTTGCCACATTAACAGGGTTAACCGTTCGAACATTACGGTATTATGATCAAATTGGCTTGTATTCTCCATCTGGTTATTCGAACTCAGGATACAGGTTATATAACGAATCCGATCTTTCACGTCTACAACAAATTCTCGTATTAAAGGAACTAGGTTTATCACTCGATGAAGTTAAATCGATTCTAGCTGATCACAATTACAGTCCATTCGAAATTGTATCGCTTCAAATAGATCGACTTCGAGAAAATATCAGAATTCAACAGAAGCTTTTAAAAGAATTACAAAATGTATCGGGTCTGGTGGAAATGGAAGAGCCGTTGACGGTTGAGGATTTCACAAAATTATTAAGCTTGATGAAAAAGAACCATGAAAATTTTTTTGCTGAACGACGATCTAGTATGGTGCACCGCTTCGACAGGCTTGACGACTTTCTCGACAAGCATTCAAATGAACCAAACTAA
- the hflX gene encoding GTPase HflX, which produces MNRHNDSVQEKAILVGCQLPRQNDERFFYSMEELKSLTKTANGTVCAVVSQKRERYDSATFIGKGKVEEIIALEEELEADLIIFNSELSPSQVRNLSNHFNARIIDRTQLILDIFAQRAKTREGILQVELAQLEYLLPRLSGIGATLSRLGGGIGTRGPGETKLEKDRRHIRFRIHELKQQINQVVSHRERYRERRKHQGAFQAALVGYTNAGKSTIFNKLAEADSYEEDKLFATLDPLTRKVRLKSGFQMLLTDTVGFIQDLPTSLIAAFRSTLEEAAEANLLIHVIDGSSEDRSQHEKTVNRILNDLKASHIPMLTVYNKKDQFGNQFIPENPSISISALSENDISELLSAIEKEVVKQLTYYQIEVPAHDGKLLSRLRSETIMLNQEFNKEKQTYECKGYAHASTSIESISNKGE; this is translated from the coding sequence TTGAACAGACATAATGATTCAGTTCAGGAAAAAGCTATTCTCGTCGGCTGTCAACTTCCTAGACAGAACGACGAGCGTTTTTTTTATTCAATGGAAGAATTAAAATCACTTACAAAAACAGCTAATGGAACAGTATGTGCGGTTGTTTCGCAAAAAAGAGAAAGGTATGATTCAGCTACTTTTATTGGTAAAGGAAAGGTAGAAGAAATTATTGCTCTTGAAGAAGAACTTGAAGCAGATTTAATCATTTTCAATAGTGAATTATCACCATCTCAAGTACGTAATTTATCAAACCATTTCAACGCGAGAATTATTGATCGCACTCAATTGATTTTAGATATTTTTGCGCAGCGTGCTAAAACTCGTGAAGGAATATTGCAAGTGGAGCTAGCACAGTTAGAATATTTATTGCCAAGACTTTCTGGAATTGGAGCAACACTGTCCAGGCTTGGGGGAGGAATTGGGACAAGAGGTCCTGGTGAAACAAAACTTGAAAAAGATAGACGACATATTCGTTTCCGCATCCATGAACTTAAACAGCAGATTAATCAAGTTGTCAGCCATCGAGAAAGATATCGAGAACGCAGAAAGCATCAGGGTGCTTTCCAAGCGGCTCTTGTAGGATATACGAACGCTGGTAAATCAACGATTTTTAATAAGCTGGCAGAAGCAGATAGTTATGAAGAAGATAAGCTTTTCGCTACTTTGGATCCGTTAACTCGTAAAGTAAGGCTCAAAAGTGGATTTCAGATGCTTCTTACTGATACGGTCGGTTTTATTCAAGATCTTCCAACTTCACTGATTGCAGCCTTTAGATCTACTTTAGAAGAAGCTGCAGAAGCAAATCTTCTCATTCACGTAATTGACGGCTCAAGTGAGGATCGTTCACAGCATGAAAAAACAGTAAATCGTATACTGAACGATCTTAAAGCAAGTCACATTCCGATGTTGACCGTTTACAATAAGAAAGATCAATTTGGTAATCAATTCATTCCTGAAAACCCTTCGATCTCTATTTCTGCCCTTTCAGAAAATGATATTTCTGAGCTTCTTTCTGCTATTGAAAAAGAGGTAGTAAAGCAACTAACGTACTATCAAATTGAAGTGCCTGCACATGACGGGAAACTGCTCTCAAGACTCCGCTCAGAAACCATCATGCTCAATCAGGAATTTAACAAAGAGAAACAAACTTATGAATGCAAAGGGTATGCACATGCATCAACATCAATAGAGTCTATAAGCAACAAAGGAGAGTAA
- a CDS encoding Type 1 glutamine amidotransferase-like domain-containing protein: MKFLLTSGGVNNKSIHDALVDMLGKPIAESNALCIPTAMYGHPWVGPGVKTWEFISGKEENPMVNLGWKSVGVLELTALPSIDKDRWVPLVRETDVLLVSGGDALYLYHWMQQSGLADLLPSVQSVYVGMSAGSMVMAPKIGEIFVGWTPPNGEDKTLGLVDFAMFPHLDHEMLPDNTMATAERWAAEMQVPAYAIDDETAIKVIDGEVEVISEGHWKLFSP; this comes from the coding sequence ATGAAGTTTCTCCTCACATCTGGAGGTGTCAATAACAAAAGTATTCACGACGCGCTGGTTGACATGCTGGGCAAACCGATCGCCGAATCCAACGCCCTATGCATCCCTACTGCGATGTACGGACATCCTTGGGTCGGACCAGGCGTGAAAACCTGGGAATTCATCAGTGGGAAAGAAGAGAATCCCATGGTTAATCTAGGCTGGAAGTCAGTGGGCGTGCTTGAGCTCACTGCGCTGCCAAGTATCGACAAAGATCGCTGGGTACCTTTGGTACGGGAGACGGACGTCCTGCTGGTGTCCGGCGGCGACGCTCTCTACCTGTATCATTGGATGCAGCAGTCCGGGCTGGCAGATCTCTTACCGTCGGTTCAGTCAGTTTATGTGGGAATGAGCGCCGGGAGCATGGTGATGGCACCTAAAATTGGAGAGATCTTCGTTGGCTGGACGCCACCCAACGGTGAAGATAAAACACTTGGTCTTGTTGATTTTGCCATGTTTCCACACCTTGATCACGAGATGCTACCGGATAACACCATGGCTACCGCAGAGCGATGGGCTGCCGAGATGCAGGTGCCAGCGTATGCGATTGACGATGAAACCGCCATCAAAGTGATCGATGGAGAGGTCGAAGTGATCTCCGAAGGGCATTGGAAGCTGTTTTCGCCTTGA
- a CDS encoding methionine gamma-lyase family protein, with the protein MYSLFQNGDNLRKTTEKVTEKIKEVHAAIDEIAQFNQLKVLRAFQKNQVGDHHFHPSTGYGYDDSGRDTLEKVYADVFGAEASLVRSQIISGTHAISLSLFGVLRPGDELLYITGKPYDTLEEIVGIRGTGEGSLKEYNITYQHVDLTREGTINFEAVRSAISEKTKMIGIQRSKGYADRPSFTVDEIKEMIQFVKGINKDLVVFVDNCYGEFVEQIEPTEAGADIIAGSLIKNPGGGLAKTGGYIAGKESLINRISFRLTSPGIGREAGASLYSLQEMYQGFFLAPHVTAQALKGAVFTAAFLEELGMQTRPAWNVKRTDLIQSVIFEDRDRMIKFCQAIQKASPVNSFALPYPDYMPGYEDDVIMAAGTFIQGASIELTADGPIRPPYIAFVQGGLTFEHVKIAVLSAVDELVTQGLVTV; encoded by the coding sequence ATGTATTCATTATTTCAAAATGGCGATAATCTACGAAAGACAACAGAAAAAGTCACTGAAAAAATCAAAGAAGTTCATGCAGCAATTGATGAAATTGCACAATTTAATCAACTTAAAGTGCTCCGTGCCTTTCAAAAAAATCAGGTAGGAGATCATCATTTTCATCCTTCAACAGGGTATGGGTATGATGATTCTGGTAGAGATACTTTAGAAAAGGTGTATGCCGATGTATTTGGAGCAGAAGCTTCACTTGTGCGATCACAGATCATTTCGGGTACACATGCTATCTCTCTTTCTTTATTCGGTGTACTTCGTCCGGGTGATGAACTGCTTTATATTACTGGCAAGCCTTACGATACATTAGAAGAAATCGTCGGCATCAGGGGTACTGGAGAAGGCTCATTAAAAGAATACAATATTACATATCAGCATGTTGATCTTACAAGGGAAGGTACAATTAATTTTGAAGCCGTTCGGTCAGCAATTTCTGAAAAGACTAAGATGATTGGAATCCAGCGGTCGAAGGGATACGCAGACCGCCCTTCATTTACAGTTGATGAGATAAAAGAAATGATTCAATTTGTTAAGGGTATTAATAAGGATCTTGTCGTTTTTGTTGATAACTGCTATGGGGAGTTTGTAGAACAAATAGAGCCAACCGAAGCAGGAGCAGATATTATCGCAGGTTCTTTAATAAAGAATCCTGGAGGCGGCTTAGCTAAAACAGGAGGATATATTGCGGGGAAAGAATCACTTATTAACAGAATTTCCTTTCGTCTCACTTCTCCTGGAATAGGACGAGAAGCAGGAGCTTCATTATATAGTCTGCAAGAAATGTATCAAGGCTTTTTCTTAGCACCACATGTAACTGCACAAGCATTGAAAGGGGCTGTTTTCACTGCTGCTTTTCTTGAAGAGCTTGGTATGCAGACGCGCCCAGCGTGGAACGTTAAAAGAACGGATCTTATTCAATCTGTTATTTTTGAAGATCGTGACAGAATGATTAAGTTTTGCCAAGCAATACAAAAAGCATCTCCAGTCAATTCTTTTGCATTGCCATATCCTGACTATATGCCTGGTTATGAAGATGATGTGATTATGGCAGCCGGAACATTTATTCAAGGTGCGAGTATTGAACTAACGGCAGATGGTCCAATCCGTCCGCCTTATATTGCATTTGTTCAAGGGGGACTTACCTTTGAACATGTGAAAATCGCTGTTCTTTCAGCTGTAGATGAACTAGTGACACAAGGGTTAGTTACGGTATAG
- a CDS encoding SRPBCC family protein: protein MNKRFATHDTFVIEKTFNASLERVFAAWTDSAVKAKWFPKADEFDFRVGGREYSQGGPKGGPVFTFDACYQEIVPNQRIVYSYTMDLDETRISVSVTTVEFKHAEAGTQLIYTEQGVFLDGHDTVTQREHGTKVMLVKLGEYLQIESTVEKN from the coding sequence ATGAACAAACGCTTTGCAACACACGACACTTTTGTCATTGAAAAGACATTTAATGCTTCACTTGAACGAGTGTTCGCAGCCTGGACAGATTCCGCAGTCAAAGCAAAGTGGTTTCCTAAGGCTGACGAATTCGACTTTCGAGTTGGCGGGCGTGAGTACAGTCAAGGCGGTCCCAAAGGAGGACCAGTCTTTACCTTTGATGCTTGCTATCAAGAGATTGTTCCGAATCAGCGTATTGTCTATTCCTATACGATGGATCTTGATGAAACACGTATATCGGTATCCGTGACCACGGTGGAGTTCAAGCATGCAGAAGCTGGTACTCAGCTCATCTACACCGAGCAAGGAGTTTTCCTCGACGGCCATGATACGGTAACTCAGCGTGAACACGGCACGAAGGTCATGTTGGTCAAACTGGGCGAGTATCTACAGATAGAGTCAACAGTTGAGAAAAATTAA
- a CDS encoding AAA family ATPase, translated as MGIRNYLIEGVSGAGKTTVCNELQRLGYHAVHGDRELAYQGDPETGTPTDGFKPEHHIWHIDKVKALVANQDEAVTFFCGGSRNFPKFIDLFDGVFVLEVDLETCLRRIDERVALDPTDWGGRPEEREIISRLHQTKEGVPKNGIIIDATTPINQVVNEIIRQSEENKHQRQ; from the coding sequence ATGGGTATTAGAAATTATCTGATTGAAGGCGTATCCGGCGCTGGCAAAACTACGGTCTGCAACGAATTACAGCGGCTCGGCTACCATGCCGTTCATGGTGACCGTGAATTGGCTTATCAAGGCGATCCGGAAACTGGTACCCCGACGGATGGCTTTAAACCCGAACACCACATTTGGCATATAGATAAAGTAAAAGCTTTGGTCGCCAATCAGGATGAGGCGGTAACATTTTTCTGCGGCGGTTCGCGGAATTTTCCCAAATTCATCGATCTATTCGACGGCGTGTTTGTCCTTGAGGTCGACCTGGAAACCTGTCTTCGGCGGATTGATGAGCGAGTGGCACTGGATCCAACTGACTGGGGTGGCAGACCAGAGGAACGGGAAATCATTTCGCGCTTGCATCAAACGAAAGAAGGCGTTCCCAAAAACGGGATTATAATCGACGCCACCACACCGATCAATCAAGTCGTTAACGAGATCATCCGTCAAAGCGAAGAAAATAAACACCAACGACAGTAG